In Gammaproteobacteria bacterium, the genomic window CCGATTCGCCTTATCTCTACGCGGGTGCCGAAGGCCGACTTGAAATTCTGCGAATGACACTCGCCCACGGTGCGGATCTCTCCAGTGTCAATCGATACGGCGGTACCGCTTTGATCCCGGCAGCCCATCACGGTCACGTTGAAACCGTGCGTGAGTTGCTCAAAACCGAAATAGACATCGATTATATAAACTATCTGGGTTGGACGGCCCTGCTGGAGGCCATCATTCTTGGCGATGGCGGGCCGACTTACATCGAGATCGTACGATTACTGATCGAGGCTGGTGCCGATACAAATATATCGGATAAGAACAACATTACTCCATTAGCCCATGCAACAACCCGTAACTATTCGGAGATCGCCAATTTGCTGCGAACAGCGAGTGAAAAGAAGCAAGACTAAATATGATCTAAAAGGGTAGGTTTTTTTATAGATGCCAGTGTCCGTTTCGGGTCGTTTTTTGCCGCGGAGAAATAAAATC contains:
- a CDS encoding ankyrin repeat domain-containing protein: MGTTHANESTASLAALFLAAAAKDDSVAVQKMLAQGIDIETRDANGRSALLLATHHNAIEVARVLIDAGANVNAMDNITDSPYLYAGAEGRLEILRMTLAHGADLSSVNRYGGTALIPAAHHGHVETVRELLKTEIDIDYINYLGWTALLEAIILGDGGPTYIEIVRLLIEAGADTNISDKNNITPLAHATTRNYSEIANLLRTASEKKQD